The following are encoded in a window of Episyrphus balteatus chromosome X, idEpiBalt1.1, whole genome shotgun sequence genomic DNA:
- the LOC129920716 gene encoding uncharacterized protein LOC129920716: protein MTSTINLNDFVLEGDENGTLVGKNDYVFIKSTKTRRFLKEPFYNVADFYGFGELNLPTEISQRVRAEFSTSPFALLEEEHKTKMVSLDVENPKLNNYNNILVFKWDEEQTRFMLQIYNKYITCVGRFKKFRTKKLMWSYLAKQIEGKFKVHLTAKQVETRLKCVKKRRKKGSGVHRKVTVYNDDDELDEQDRDTQEDNDDSKSLGGERFFETFEEISARPDPDPAAIAVSPLHCLSSSAAEAEDGKPCFTALPKSSSKDIQQKLLNQKNDFFLKYFEMKDHREENKIKEKRRYNEEKLKILDSMVAENKRKTKTQKTIRQ, encoded by the exons ATGACAAGCACAATAAATCTTAACGATTTTGTATTGGAAGGTGATGAAAATGGCACTCTTGTTGGCAAGAACGACTATGTTTTTATAAAGAGTACGAAAA CGAGACGTTTTTTGAAAGAACCATTTTACAATGTTGCCGATTTTTATGGATTTGGGGAGTTGAATCTACCAACAGAAATTTCTCAGAGAGTCAGAGCAG AGTTTTCTACATCTCCTTTTGCCCTTCTGGAGGAggaacataaaacaaaaatggtatCGTTAGATGTGGAAAATCCTAAACTCAATAACTACAATAACATTTTAGTCTTTAAATGGGACGAAGAGCAAACGAGATTTATGCttcaaatatataataaatatatcACTTGTGTAGGCCGATTCAAAAAGTTTCGGACAAAAAAACTGATGTGGTCCTACTTAGCTAAGCAAATTGAGGGCAAATTTAAAGTTCACCTTACCGCAAAGCAGGTCGAAACTCGACTAAAATGCGTTAAAAAACGGAGAAAAAAGGGAAGCGGGGTGCACCGTAAAGTAACCGTCTACAATGACGACGATGAGTTAGATGAGCAAGACAGAGACACACAGGAAGATAATGATGACTCGAAGTCATTGGGTGGAGAAAGATTTTTCGAAACATTTGAAGAGATCAGTGCGAGGCCTGATCCTGATCCTGCTGCCATTGCAGTGTCGCCGTTACATTGTTTATCATCGTCAGCGGCAGAAGCAGAAGACGGAAAACCATGTTTTACAGCACTTCCCAAGTCTTCGTCAAAAGACATACAACAGAAGCTGTTGAACCAGAAGAACGATTTCTTTCTCAAATACTTTGAGATGAAAGATCATAGAGAAGagaacaaaattaaagaaaagcgCAGGTACAATGAAGAAAAGCTAAAAATCTTGGATAGTATGGTAGCAGAGAATAAAAGGaagacaaaaacacaaaaaacgaTAAGGCAATAA